The Microbacterium luteum nucleotide sequence TGAGCGCCGCGACGACGAGCCCGGCGCTGAGCGCGAACGCGATGAACCGGGACTCCGGCCAGAGGAACTCGGCCACGAGCAGGCTCACCAGGACGATCAGCCCGGCCGTGAACCGCACCCCGGCGCTCGATGTCCCAGCGAGCTGCGCTGCGGACCACCTGGCCGCCAGCGGCCTCGAAGGCGGGCACGCCGCCGGTGAGCACGTTGGCCGTCC carries:
- a CDS encoding YgaP-like transmembrane domain, which translates into the protein MRFTAGLIVLVSLLVAEFLWPESRFIAFALSAGLVVAALTGSCLMGRILSRMPWNKVTASPTARSAIASIPVATQEL